Part of the Oncorhynchus gorbuscha isolate QuinsamMale2020 ecotype Even-year unplaced genomic scaffold, OgorEven_v1.0 Un_scaffold_19791, whole genome shotgun sequence genome is shown below.
GCTCTGGTCTCCAATGCCTTTCACAATCTCCTCAGCTGCTGATTTTGAGGCCTCAGTCTTACATTCATCAACAGATATCTCCAGCTCGATAGCTTTGTTTGACATGCTTTCTATGCTTATTTTTGAAGTAGATTCCTTCAAAATATTGTTAATGGCTTTGCTGATCGAATGTGAAAATTTTGCAAGGTTTGCATTTGTTCTCCGTATCAATTTATTGTTTGACTTTAGTTTGAATGCCTCCATTATCTCATTTACCGACGTTTCAGCATTACGGCTCTCCTCTCCTTTGGAATTGACCACGAGGAACAGCTTGGATCCCATGTCCCCAAGAGAGAGCAACAACTTCCGCTCATCTTCATCAACACTGTCCAGAAAGATGAAGATGGCTGTTGACACTTGGGTTAGAAAACTAAATTGTGCTTGTGAAGCACAAATATCTCCTCTCAAATTAGCAACGGTTAGTGGTTCCGGAAATCCACCAccattactttttccacatggAAGATACCAGCAAGCCTCTACCAAGCCACCTGAGATCATCCTTGGAGCTGTCCCTCCATCCATGTCTTTGTGAGGGAAAATGTTGTGAATCTGTTGGCCAAAGATATGATTCAAGAGCTGTGATTTGGAAATGCTACAGTCTTTAAGCCTGACAAAGGAGATGAAAGGTATTTGCTCAAAGACAATATTACCTTCCTCAAACCCTTTTGACTCTGATAGAGCATGTGGGCGCCACTCTTTAAGGATAGCCCTCAAGGCCCACAACATGAGGGTGCTCTGACTGCCAGTGCCTGGGGGTAGCAGGAGTGGCACAGCAAACTGGCACATGGACATCTTGAGGGCCATTTCCTGCTGCAGGAAACTGTCAGCACAGAGAAAAAGTGCAGTGATGAGATCTAGAAGATTTACCTCATTATTCTCTGGATTCTCATCTCTATAAAGGTCTATGCTACTTTCATCCTCAGGTAAACATGTACAACTCCTACAGTCTGCATTGACAATCAATAGTTTCCTCAGAAAGTACAGTGGTACTGCTTTGAGTGAGTCAACAGCGTCATCAGAAATGCTGTCCTTGTTGATCTCAAGCAAAGATCTAAGAGTCAGTTTATTAGGATATTGTTTTTCCAGACCAAGTTTGTGGAGTAACGTCTTCAGAGGACCTAAAATGAGAACAGGGAAACTCAGTGAGGTTGTTAATGAGGTACATAAACACTAAATGACAGACAGGGGTCACTGTTTCGAAAGCCACCGCACCACCATCTTTATACTCTTCCGCTATTGTTTAAAACATCTTGAAagatatagaaatgcatttattaatgtctacatttgttttttccCAAGTATATTCTAGAGGTTGATGATGTCATATTTAGCTTCTTTCTAAACATTCCGTTCCCAGATGGGGGTCAAG
Proteins encoded:
- the LOC124031014 gene encoding up-regulator of cell proliferation-like, translating into MGEECPLTMASHPEEIELKHWPVASHLNPGPLKTLLHKLGLEKQYPNKLTLRSLLEINKDSISDDAVDSLKAVPLYFLRKLLIVNADCRSCTCLPEDESSIDLYRDENPENNEVNLLDLITALFLCADSFLQQEMALKMSMCQFAVPLLLPPGTGSQSTLMLWALRAILKEWRPHALSESKGFEEGNIVFEQIPFISFVRLKDCSISKSQLLNHIFGQQIHNIFPHKDMDGGTAPRMISGGLVEACWYLPCGKSNGGGFPEPLTVANLRGDICASQAQFSFLTQVSTAIFIFLDSVDEDERKLLLSLGDMGSKLFLVVNSKGEESRNAETSVNEIMEAFKLKSNNKLIRRTNANLAKFSHSISKAINNILKESTSKISIESMSNKAIELEISVDECKTEASKSAAEEIVKGIGDQ